The genomic window TCTTCGTTCTTCTCATCATCGGTTTACCGATTGGCTTTGGTATTGGCCTCGCTGCAATCGTCGCGCTGTGGGTTGACGGTGGCTACCCGCTTCTCGTGGTCGGACACCGGATGGTGAACGCTGTTTCTTCTTTCTCCCTCGTTGCCGTGCCACTTTTTATCCTTGCTGGCGCCCTTGCCGGGGAGACGTCGATCGCCCAGAGGCTCGTACGTTTTGCCGATGCGCTTGTCGGCCACATCCGAGGCGGTCTTGGTCAGGTCAATGTCGCGGCATCGATGTTCTTCGGAGGGATTTCCGGCTCGGCGGTTGCAGATACGGCGGCGCTCGGTTCACTGCTTATTCCACCAATGCACAAGCAGGGATATTCACGTGAAGATGCCGGTGCAATCACCATCTGCTCCTCAACGATCGGTGTGCTTATTCCTCCGTCTATTCCGATGGTGCTGTACGGCATAACGGTTGGCGAGAGCGTAGGGCAGTTATTCCTCGCAGGCCTCATTCCCGGAATTCTCGTCGGTCTCATGTTGATGGTCGCGGTGTTCACCATGGCCAAGCGGAAGAACTGGCCCCGCAACGACCGCAGAGCGACCGGTGGAGAGTTGTGGGAGAGCTTCAAGGGAGCGTTTCTGTCACTGCTTTTGCCCGTCTTCCTGCTCGGCGCAATCGTCAGTGGCCTGACGACTGCAACGGAAGCGGGCGTGATTGGTGTTGTCTACGCCCTGGTTCTTGGCGGTCTTGTCTATCGCGACCAGAGCCTTGGGGAAATGTGGCGGACCTTGGTGAACTCCGCAATTAACACCGCGGTGCCGCTTTTCATCCTTGCCACCACATCCGTCACAGCCTGGATCGTGGCGATCGAGCGGTTTCCCACCCTGCTTGTTGGGTTCTTCGAGGCGGGCGGGTACGGTCCATGGACAGTCATTTTGCTTATCATTCTGTTCTTGTTGATCGTCGGCATGCTGATGGATCTTGTCCCAGCACTGATCCTCTTCGCGCCCATATTACTGCCTGTCGCCCAGGCGGCGGGCTACGATCCCATCCATTTCGGCATCATCATGATCATGACCCTTGGTGTAGGCCTGGTGACGCCTCCAGTCGGCAACTGTCTCTATCTCGGTGCGGTCATTGCTAAGGTTGGCGTGGGTCGGCTGGCGGTGGCGACACTGCCCTTCCTGGCGGTCAACTTTCTAGCACTGCTTCTGGTCGCCTTTTGGCCTGCATTGACCCTGGCCGTTCCCAGCTTCTTCTATTGATCAAGGACTATAAGCATGACTGGTTTGCTTGGACGCGGTGTTCTCGCTAATTGGGGCGGAATCACAGACGATGCCGAGGTGGACTACAACGCTTGGCACAGTCTCGAGCATATGCCTGAGCGGCTGGCCATTCCTGGTTTTCGACGCGGACGCCGCTGCATCGCAGTGGATGGCGTGCCTCAGGATCGACGTTACTTCATGATGTATGAAACAGACGAGATCGACACACTCGCTTCCGCGCCATATTTGGCAAGACTCAATGATCCTACGCCTTGGACAACGCGCGTTCTCTCCGCCTATGTGGCGCCTTCCCGCACCGTCTGTCGTGTCCTGCAGACACGCGGGCGCGGAGTTGGCGGATGGCTCGCGACCTACGAGTTCAACGAACCATCTCGCGATGATGCTCGTGGCTTTGCAGTCGGCGGTTGGCTTGACCTTGTCTGCAAGCTTGATGGCGTGCTTGGGGCGCATGCTTTGGAAGGGGACCCGCAGTTCGGCCAACAGCCGACCAAAGAGAAGACGTTTCGTGAAGCTCGCGGCGACAAGGATGTCACCGTGGCGATCGCTTTGCTGGTCGAAGGCATGGATCGAAAATCGACAGAAACTGCAATGGCAGCACTTGATGCTGACATGGGCGCTCTGCGTGCAGATCGCGTGACTCTCTACGAAACGCAACACGTTCTGAGCGATGCCGATGCCCATCTCTGATTTGCCGGCGCTGGCAAGACCAGCGGAAGGTGCGCGTCGGGTGCTTGTCACCGGAGCTGCCGGATTTATCGGCGCCTGGATCTTGCGGACGCTTGTCCGAGAGGGCTGGGAACCCGTCGTCTTTGATCTCAGTCGCGATCGCCGGCTCGTGGCCGAAATTTGCGGAGCCGCGATCGCGGAAACACTGGATTGGATAACAGGAGATATTGCGAACGCCGAAGACTTGCACAGCGCTGCACGCGGAACCGACGCGATCATCCACTTGGCCGGACTCTTGACGCCAGGATGTCGCGCCAATCCGGCACGTGGGGCGCAAATCAACCTGATCGGATTGCTCAACGTTTTTGCCGCGGCGAAGGCCCTCGGTCATGAACGTGTCCTC from Georhizobium profundi includes these protein-coding regions:
- a CDS encoding TRAP transporter large permease; its protein translation is MLLIVAVVFFVLLIIGLPIGFGIGLAAIVALWVDGGYPLLVVGHRMVNAVSSFSLVAVPLFILAGALAGETSIAQRLVRFADALVGHIRGGLGQVNVAASMFFGGISGSAVADTAALGSLLIPPMHKQGYSREDAGAITICSSTIGVLIPPSIPMVLYGITVGESVGQLFLAGLIPGILVGLMLMVAVFTMAKRKNWPRNDRRATGGELWESFKGAFLSLLLPVFLLGAIVSGLTTATEAGVIGVVYALVLGGLVYRDQSLGEMWRTLVNSAINTAVPLFILATTSVTAWIVAIERFPTLLVGFFEAGGYGPWTVILLIILFLLIVGMLMDLVPALILFAPILLPVAQAAGYDPIHFGIIMIMTLGVGLVTPPVGNCLYLGAVIAKVGVGRLAVATLPFLAVNFLALLLVAFWPALTLAVPSFFY